From the genome of Streptomyces sp. NBC_01142:
GCACCGTCACCTCCGGCCCCACGGCCGACGGCGGCTACCACCTTCGCCTGGAACTTCCGGCCGAGGGCACGTCGTGATCGGGCGAGCATGAGAGTGAGATGGAAGGAATGCTCGGGACACGAGGTGCCGTCGACGGCGTGGAACGGCTCACCGTGTGAGGTCAGCCTTTGCCGTCATGCGGCATTGCGCGGCCCGGTAGCGTCCGCCCATGCCACTTGAACCGGTTTGGGCAGCACTTGTCGACGTCCCCGCTGTCCCACGCTCAGCAACGGTCTGTGCTGAAGTCGTTGCCCGTCACGCGGACCCCGTGACGGCTGCCCGCTTGTTCGCACGACCTGATGCGTGTCCACCCTGCTTGAAAAGGGGCGTACCTAGGTCACCTCGGCCTGCCCGAAGACCGGCGCCACCTGGGCAGTGGGAAACGATCAAGACGTTCACGGGAAGCGATCTTCATTGGCCGCGTGTGCGTGCTGGCCAGCGCGTTTCGTCGATTCCCAGGGCCAGCGCGGCCTACACCCCCGGCTACACCCTCCTGCTCTACAGCGACGGCATGATCGGACACTGCGGCGAGGACATCGGCGTTGGCCTCGCCCGCCTGACCGACGCTCTCGCCCAGTGCAGCAGACTCGCAACCAAGCGCCTCGCCGACGCCGTCCTGGCCCGTCTCGGTGTCGGCGGCGGCGCTCACGACGACATCGCCCTGGTCATCGTCAGCCTCTGACATCGCCCCGTCTCGGGCCTCATGCTCTCGGTGCCGGCAGGTTGTTCTTGTAGCCGGCGTCCACCCAGGCTTTTGTCACGCTGGGCAACTTCGCGGCGAGTTCGTCGGCGACGAGTTTGCCGCCGTTGGTGTCCTGCACGCCGGCCGCCGTGATGATCAGGACCAGCAGCAGTCCCAGGGTGTCGGTGGCGATGTGCCGCTTACGGCCCTTGACCTTCTTCCCGCCGTCGAAGCCCTGCGTGGTGTCCGGCGCATTCGGGGAGGCCTTGACGCTCTGCGCGTCGATCACTGCGGCCGTGGGCAGGATCCGGCGCCCCTTCTTCTTCCGTAACTGCTCACGGAGCGTGTCGTGGATCTCCTCGGCGGTACCGTCCGTCTCCCATGCCTGGAAGTAGCCATAGACCGTCGTGTGCGGGGGCAGGTCGTGCGGCAGATACCGCCACGCGATGCCGGTTCGGGCCACATAGAGGATTGCGTTGACGACCTCACGCAGGTCAGTGGTG
Proteins encoded in this window:
- a CDS encoding SpoIIE family protein phosphatase; this encodes MRAGQRVSSIPRASAAYTPGYTLLLYSDGMIGHCGEDIGVGLARLTDALAQCSRLATKRLADAVLARLGVGGGAHDDIALVIVSL
- a CDS encoding IS5 family transposase; the encoded protein is MKDDQWELIEPLLLEWRAARAEGREPTTDLREVVNAILYVARTGIAWRYLPHDLPPHTTVYGYFQAWETDGTAEEIHDTLREQLRKKKGRRILPTAAVIDAQSVKASPNAPDTTQGFDGGKKVKGRKRHIATDTLGLLLVLIITAAGVQDTNGGKLVADELAAKLPSVTKAWVDAGYKNNLPAPRA